A genome region from Arachis duranensis cultivar V14167 chromosome 8, aradu.V14167.gnm2.J7QH, whole genome shotgun sequence includes the following:
- the LOC107461589 gene encoding verprolin-like, whose translation MDAYNDTYAFHINHIPGQKLWKKSLYKKPQTPKFKKMPGTPKKKRRKEVDEGPVGGKKQKITKMKRVYKEGSCRHCGGKGHNKSNCAKKKADDEAAAVAAVAAAAPSEANTGNQQQPLPAAPEVPDEGNATEIEVGMSQPMVSKNENEESHQVNQPQARPPKLPQKRRQPPPPAIASIPPAATSAPPLTVSNASPPATVPISNTPPPTSVCIDPMVGASVATTSRLRNAMRFVPTPGFKPPRKFNK comes from the coding sequence ATGGATGCATACAATGACACCTATGCATTCCATATCAATCATATTCCTGGCCAGAAACTATGGAAGAAGTCACTTTACAAAAAACCACAAACACCCAAATTTAAGAAGATGCCAGGGACAcccaagaagaaaagaagaaaggaagttGATGAAGGCCCGGTTGGAGGCAAGAAGCAAAAGATCACCAAGATGAAGAGGGTATATAAAGAGGGTTCATGCCGTCATTGTGGTGGCAAGGGTCACAACAAGAGCAATTGTGCTAAGAAGAAGGCTGACGACGAGGCTGCAGCTGTGGCAGCTGTTGCAGCTGCTGCTCCTAGTGAAGCTAATACAGGAAATCAGCAACAACCTCTCCCTGCTGCACCTGAAGTCCCAGATGAGGGCAATGCTACTGAGATTGAGGTAGGCATGAGTCAACCAATGGTgtcaaaaaatgaaaatgaagaatCCCACCAAGTAAATCAGCCACAGGCAAGGCCACCAAAGCTCcctcaaaaaagaagacaaCCTCCACCACCTGCAATAGCTTCGATTCCTCCAGCAGCAACCAGTGCTCCTCCACTAACTGTTTCAAATGCTTCTCCACCAGCTACTGTTCCAATTTCAAATACTCCACCTCCGACAAGTGTTTGTATCGATCCAATGGTTGGTGCATCAGTAGCTACAACTTCAAGGTTGCGTAATGCCATGCGTTTTGTTCCAACTCCGGGGTTCAAACCACCAAGAAAATTCAATAAATga